A part of Vibrio sp. B1FLJ16 genomic DNA contains:
- a CDS encoding homogentisate 1,2-dioxygenase yields the protein MHKWITFPHREGVCSKQAHADFPEEAIFEREAGRSGFFGPAAHFHHRHAPTGWAEWEGELRPRAFDFTLVDKASQISPWAVPHLLHNADCKIRVWRMDEKMDFLVRNADGDELLFIHQGTADLYCDYGHLKVSEGDYVMIPRSTSWRLEPSEQMFILMIENTDAAYSLPEKGMVGNHAVFDPAVLEVPSINDEFRAQYSENRTQVQVKRHDKVSVITYPFNPLDAIGWHGDLAVVKVNWRDIRPLMSHRYHLPPSAHTTFVGAGFVVCTFVPRPIESDPGALKVPFYHNNDDYDEVLFYHAGDFFSRDNIEAGMVTFHPAGFTHGPHPKAFKAGREYKKKFTDEVAVMIDTRHALKFSDELEKVENKEYVYSWQEK from the coding sequence ATGCATAAATGGATCACATTCCCTCATCGGGAGGGAGTGTGCTCTAAACAAGCACATGCTGATTTCCCGGAAGAGGCAATTTTTGAGCGAGAAGCAGGCCGGAGTGGATTCTTTGGCCCTGCGGCACACTTTCATCATCGACATGCCCCAACAGGTTGGGCTGAGTGGGAGGGTGAGTTACGCCCGCGTGCTTTTGATTTCACTTTAGTGGATAAGGCAAGCCAGATTTCGCCCTGGGCAGTACCACATTTACTGCATAACGCAGACTGTAAAATCCGTGTTTGGCGAATGGATGAAAAGATGGATTTCCTGGTAAGAAACGCTGATGGTGATGAGCTGTTGTTCATTCACCAAGGTACGGCGGATCTTTACTGTGACTACGGTCATCTGAAGGTGAGCGAAGGGGATTATGTGATGATCCCGCGTTCGACCAGTTGGCGTTTAGAGCCCAGCGAACAGATGTTTATCCTGATGATCGAAAACACCGATGCTGCCTATTCATTGCCTGAAAAAGGCATGGTGGGGAACCACGCCGTGTTTGATCCGGCCGTATTGGAAGTCCCTTCGATCAACGACGAGTTCCGCGCGCAATATTCTGAGAATCGAACTCAGGTACAGGTTAAGCGTCACGATAAAGTCAGTGTAATTACCTATCCGTTTAATCCTTTAGACGCAATTGGCTGGCATGGCGATTTAGCAGTGGTGAAGGTGAACTGGCGTGATATTCGTCCCCTTATGTCACATCGCTATCACTTACCACCGTCCGCGCATACTACATTTGTAGGAGCAGGTTTTGTGGTGTGTACCTTTGTGCCTCGTCCGATTGAGAGTGATCCCGGCGCGCTTAAGGTACCGTTCTACCATAACAATGATGATTATGATGAAGTCTTGTTCTACCACGCAGGTGACTTCTTTAGCCGCGACAATATTGAAGCGGGCATGGTGACATTCCACCCCGCCGGTTTTACTCATGGCCCACATCCTAAAGCTTTCAAAGCGGGGCGGGAGTATAAGAAGAAGTTTACTGATGAAGTAGCGGTGATGATTGATACCCGCCACGCACTTAAGTTTTCGGATGAACTGGAAAAAGTAGAAAACAAAGAATACGTCTACAGTTGGCAAGAGAAGTAG
- the hppD gene encoding 4-hydroxyphenylpyruvate dioxygenase gives MVDAYNPLGTDGFEFVEYTAADSKGIEQLKALFVSLGFAEIAKHRSKEAWLYRQGDISFIVNAQPHSQAEEFAKVHGPSVCGMAFRVKDATVALEHAIQNGGTEYKTEIGPMELSIPAIYGIGESLLYFVDRYGKQSIYAVDFRFYDDADQRLSKSDVGLYEIDHLTHNVKQGNMDVWSGFYERIGNFREIRYFDIEGKLTGLVSRAMTAPCGKIRIPINESSDDKSQIEEFIREYNGEGIQHIALTTDDIYQTVQTLRDRGMDFMPTPDTYYEKVDERVKGHGEDVSKLRDLQILIDGAPTKDGILLQIFTQTVIGPVFFEIIQRKGNEGFGEGNFKALFESIEEDQIRRGVLSDA, from the coding sequence ATGGTGGATGCATACAACCCATTAGGTACAGACGGATTTGAGTTTGTTGAATACACAGCGGCAGACAGCAAGGGCATTGAACAACTGAAAGCGTTGTTTGTCTCGTTAGGCTTTGCAGAAATCGCCAAACACCGTTCTAAAGAAGCATGGCTGTATCGACAAGGTGATATCAGCTTTATTGTTAATGCTCAGCCTCATAGCCAAGCGGAGGAGTTTGCTAAAGTTCATGGTCCATCAGTGTGTGGCATGGCGTTTCGTGTGAAAGACGCAACGGTTGCGCTGGAGCATGCAATTCAAAACGGCGGTACAGAGTACAAAACCGAAATTGGTCCAATGGAACTGAGCATCCCGGCCATTTACGGCATCGGTGAGAGCCTGCTTTATTTTGTCGACCGTTACGGTAAGCAGAGTATTTATGCCGTTGATTTCCGTTTTTACGACGATGCTGACCAGCGTTTATCGAAATCTGATGTCGGCCTTTACGAGATTGACCATCTGACGCATAACGTTAAACAAGGCAACATGGACGTGTGGTCCGGTTTCTATGAGCGTATCGGTAACTTCCGTGAAATCCGTTACTTCGATATAGAAGGTAAACTGACCGGCCTTGTCAGCCGAGCAATGACGGCGCCGTGCGGCAAAATTCGTATACCTATCAATGAATCGTCTGACGACAAATCGCAAATCGAAGAGTTTATTCGCGAATACAACGGCGAAGGCATTCAGCATATCGCTTTGACAACGGATGATATCTATCAAACCGTACAGACACTGCGTGATCGCGGTATGGACTTTATGCCAACGCCGGACACCTACTACGAAAAAGTTGATGAGCGCGTGAAAGGCCATGGTGAAGACGTAAGCAAACTTCGCGACTTGCAGATCCTGATTGATGGTGCGCCGACGAAAGACGGTATCTTACTGCAAATCTTTACCCAGACTGTAATTGGCCCTGTGTTCTTCGAAATCATTCAGCGTAAAGGCAATGAAGGCTTTGGTGAAGGCAACTTTAAAGCGTTGTTTGAATCGATTGAAGAAGACCAAATCCGCCGTGGAGTACTGAGCGATGCATAA